The following proteins are co-located in the Imtechella halotolerans genome:
- a CDS encoding MBL fold metallo-hydrolase RNA specificity domain-containing protein: MERVRIHFLGASGTVTGSKFLLETSEATILIDCGLFQGLKELRALNWEYLPIPASEIDLVLLTHGHLDHVGYLPRLYNQGFRRSIIGTSPTLRVAEVILRDSAKIQEEDAEDANAKGYSKHHPAEPLYTVEDVENTLTHFKAAEVSTWHQLSEHISYRFQYNGHIIGATFIELSIFGKIFVFSGDIGRQEDVLLNPPKRPLNADYLFLESTYGDRNHPEEDVPQLLMDLIHDTLEQQGVLLIPSFAVERTQSLMYLLWELYRSGKIPPIPMVMDSPMGSQILSVFNDFTDWHKLSPQQCAAMCNHFNIVESYAETWETIDDPRPKLVIAGSGMITGGRILTYLQQLLDVSTTHVLLVGFMAEGTRGRDLLEGKEELKIHGKQIPVQASVSHLESLSAHADKEELLAWVSELKNIPEQVFLIHGEAEAAAELKKEIESRYQWHVNIPELYEIREIIIGE, encoded by the coding sequence ATGGAAAGAGTTCGTATTCATTTTTTGGGAGCATCCGGGACTGTTACCGGTTCAAAGTTTTTACTTGAAACCTCTGAGGCAACAATACTTATAGACTGTGGTCTTTTTCAAGGTTTAAAGGAGCTTCGGGCTCTTAATTGGGAGTACCTTCCAATACCGGCTTCTGAAATTGATCTAGTTTTACTTACCCATGGTCACTTAGATCATGTAGGCTATCTTCCTCGATTATACAATCAAGGATTTAGAAGGTCAATAATCGGAACTTCACCTACACTTAGAGTTGCTGAAGTGATATTACGTGATAGTGCCAAGATTCAGGAAGAAGATGCTGAAGATGCCAATGCTAAAGGATATAGTAAGCATCATCCAGCAGAGCCTTTGTATACCGTAGAAGATGTTGAAAATACCTTGACTCATTTTAAAGCAGCTGAGGTTTCAACCTGGCACCAACTGAGTGAACATATCTCCTATCGTTTTCAATACAATGGGCATATTATTGGAGCTACTTTTATTGAGCTTTCCATTTTTGGTAAAATATTTGTGTTTTCTGGTGATATAGGTAGACAAGAGGATGTATTGCTTAATCCACCTAAGCGTCCTTTGAATGCTGATTATTTGTTTTTGGAAAGTACCTATGGAGATAGAAATCATCCCGAGGAAGATGTTCCTCAATTGTTAATGGATCTGATTCATGATACCCTTGAGCAACAAGGTGTTTTATTGATTCCTAGTTTTGCTGTAGAGCGTACACAATCCTTGATGTATCTATTATGGGAGTTATATAGAAGTGGCAAGATACCACCAATTCCTATGGTGATGGATAGCCCAATGGGGAGTCAGATTTTATCAGTTTTTAATGACTTTACAGATTGGCATAAACTTTCACCCCAGCAGTGCGCTGCCATGTGTAATCATTTTAACATTGTAGAATCGTATGCAGAAACGTGGGAAACCATTGATGATCCAAGGCCTAAATTAGTCATAGCTGGTAGTGGAATGATAACTGGAGGCCGAATTCTTACTTATTTACAACAACTATTGGATGTATCTACAACTCATGTACTGCTTGTCGGGTTTATGGCAGAAGGTACAAGGGGGCGTGATTTGTTGGAAGGTAAAGAAGAATTAAAAATACATGGAAAACAAATACCTGTACAAGCCTCTGTATCCCATTTGGAAAGTCTTTCAGCTCATGCGGATAAGGAAGAACTTTTAGCCTGGGTTTCTGAGTTAAAGAACATTCCTGAGCAAGTTTTTTTAATTCATGGGGAAGCGGAAGCTGCTGCGGAACTCAAAAAGGAAATAGAGTCCAGGTATCAGTGGCATGTAAACATTCCGGAGTTATATGAAATACGAGAAATCATTATAGGGGAATAG
- a CDS encoding restriction endonuclease, with amino-acid sequence MKSSNRIRTVRKTTGEVVAFSEDKLTRSLVRSGASKTQAQTIVARILPMLEEDTTTQQIYKRAFALLRKEQGYMASKYKLKKALFELGPTGFPFEIFIGEVLSHMGYNTQVGVQLQGHCVTHEVDVLALKEGHVSMVECKFHSDQSRTCDVKIPLYIKARFDDLTASGIHHQPGDITEGWVVTNTRFTKDAEQYGTCVGLRLLSWDFPKGNSLKDIIEQFGLHPLTCSTMLTKAEKQMLLDEKMVLSRDVLKHTSLLDKIGIRAPRKNRILNELAYLSNLTQV; translated from the coding sequence TTGAAATCAAGTAACCGTATTAGAACTGTACGAAAAACAACGGGAGAAGTAGTTGCTTTTTCCGAAGATAAATTGACGCGCTCATTAGTGAGGAGTGGTGCTTCTAAAACACAAGCTCAAACTATTGTAGCCAGGATTCTTCCTATGTTAGAAGAGGATACTACCACTCAACAAATTTACAAACGTGCATTTGCATTACTACGTAAAGAACAAGGGTACATGGCCTCTAAATACAAATTAAAGAAAGCCTTGTTCGAGTTAGGACCCACAGGGTTTCCATTTGAGATTTTTATCGGTGAAGTGCTGAGTCATATGGGATATAATACCCAAGTGGGAGTCCAACTTCAAGGCCATTGTGTGACTCATGAGGTAGATGTATTAGCGTTAAAAGAGGGGCATGTTTCGATGGTTGAATGTAAATTTCATTCTGATCAATCACGTACCTGTGATGTGAAAATACCCTTATATATAAAAGCTCGATTTGATGATCTCACTGCCTCTGGCATTCATCATCAACCAGGTGATATCACAGAAGGTTGGGTCGTCACAAACACCCGTTTCACAAAGGATGCCGAACAGTACGGTACCTGTGTTGGTCTACGATTATTAAGTTGGGACTTTCCTAAAGGAAATTCTTTAAAAGATATTATTGAGCAGTTTGGATTGCATCCCCTAACCTGTAGTACGATGCTAACTAAAGCTGAAAAACAAATGCTTTTAGATGAAAAGATGGTATTAAGCAGGGATGTATTAAAGCATACCTCACTGCTTGATAAGATAGGAATAAGGGCCCCAAGAAAGAATCGGATTTTAAATGAATTGGCGTATTTGTCAAATTTAACACAGGTGTAA
- the bshA gene encoding N-acetyl-alpha-D-glucosaminyl L-malate synthase BshA, with product MKIAIVCYPTFGGSGVVATELGLALASRGHEIHFITYKQPVRLALLNQHVYFHEVHVPNYALFHYQPYELALSSKLVDMVKLHGIELLHVHYAIPHAYAGYMAKKMLEEEGIYIPMVTTLHGTDITLVGSHPFYKPAVTFSINKSDVVTSVSQSLKEDTLRLFSIKKDIAVIPNFIDASQYPKQFSDCHRSMMAGDNERIITHISNFRKVKRIKDVIHIFNRIQQSMSAKLIMVGEGPEKEHAEYLCEQLGITDKVLFLGNSNEIDRILHFSDLFLLPSETESFGLAALEAMINGVPVISSNTGGIPEVNVHGYSGYLSNVGDIEDMAANALTILKDESVLNIFKKQAYKAALKFDIQAVVPFYEAVYQKAFTSV from the coding sequence ATGAAAATAGCAATAGTATGTTACCCTACCTTCGGAGGTAGTGGAGTTGTGGCTACCGAATTAGGGTTAGCTTTGGCTAGTAGAGGTCATGAAATACACTTTATTACCTATAAGCAACCAGTGCGATTGGCACTGCTAAATCAACATGTATACTTTCATGAAGTGCATGTTCCTAATTATGCCTTATTTCATTATCAGCCCTATGAACTAGCTTTATCTAGTAAGCTTGTGGATATGGTAAAGTTACATGGAATTGAACTGTTACATGTACATTATGCAATACCGCATGCGTATGCCGGGTATATGGCAAAGAAAATGCTTGAAGAAGAAGGGATTTATATTCCCATGGTTACCACCTTACACGGTACTGATATAACCTTGGTTGGAAGTCATCCATTTTACAAACCGGCTGTGACATTTAGTATTAATAAATCAGATGTGGTTACCTCTGTTTCTCAGAGTTTAAAAGAGGATACATTGAGGTTGTTTTCCATTAAGAAAGATATAGCGGTGATTCCAAATTTTATAGATGCCTCTCAATATCCTAAACAGTTTTCTGACTGTCATCGTTCCATGATGGCAGGAGATAATGAACGTATCATTACACATATCAGTAATTTTAGAAAAGTGAAACGAATTAAAGATGTGATCCATATTTTTAATCGCATTCAACAATCCATGTCTGCAAAGCTAATAATGGTAGGTGAGGGACCTGAAAAGGAGCATGCTGAGTATTTGTGTGAACAGTTAGGTATTACTGACAAGGTATTGTTTTTAGGAAACAGTAATGAAATAGATCGTATTCTTCATTTTTCGGATTTGTTTTTATTGCCGTCTGAAACAGAAAGTTTTGGATTAGCGGCGTTAGAAGCTATGATTAATGGGGTTCCTGTAATTTCAAGTAATACTGGAGGTATTCCTGAGGTAAATGTACATGGGTATTCGGGGTATTTGAGTAATGTTGGCGATATTGAAGATATGGCAGCGAATGCATTGACAATTCTTAAGGATGAATCAGTACTAAATATATTTAAGAAACAGGCTTATAAGGCTGCGTTAAAATTTGATATTCAGGCAGTTGTTCCCTTCTATGAAGCTGTGTATCAAAAAGCTTTTACTTCGGTGTAA
- a CDS encoding ribonuclease Z has product MKLTILGCYSATPKANNNPTAQVLEIKGHLFLIDCGEGTQVRLRNSQVRFARIKHIFISHLHGDHFFGLPGLIATFQLLGRQAELHIYGPKGIKEAITLLLKLGSSWTSFPLYFHELTTTCSEVIFEDEKVVVKTIPLKHRVYANGFLFAEQPGERKLNRVAAEEYNIDICYYQNIKNGRDVVLDDGTVLANSLLTYDPSPAKSYAFCSDTKYVPENVSLLRGVTALYHESTFLHQHADLAEKTGHSTARQAAEIAKASEVGMLILGHYSTRYSSLGVFKDEAETVFEPVFLAEDGKEFVI; this is encoded by the coding sequence ATGAAACTTACAATATTAGGCTGTTATAGCGCCACTCCTAAAGCCAATAATAATCCAACAGCACAAGTGCTAGAGATAAAAGGACATCTATTTTTGATAGATTGTGGTGAAGGAACCCAAGTACGGTTACGTAACAGTCAAGTACGGTTTGCACGTATTAAACATATTTTTATTTCGCATTTACATGGGGATCACTTTTTTGGTTTGCCAGGACTTATAGCTACATTTCAGCTTTTAGGTAGACAGGCAGAATTGCATATTTATGGTCCGAAGGGAATTAAAGAAGCTATTACGCTACTTTTAAAGCTTGGTAGTTCTTGGACTAGTTTTCCTTTGTATTTTCATGAATTGACAACCACTTGTTCCGAAGTTATTTTTGAAGATGAAAAGGTCGTTGTTAAGACCATCCCTCTAAAGCATAGAGTATATGCCAATGGTTTTTTATTTGCTGAACAACCTGGTGAGCGCAAACTCAATAGGGTAGCTGCTGAGGAATATAATATCGACATCTGTTATTATCAGAACATAAAAAATGGTAGGGATGTAGTATTAGATGATGGGACTGTACTAGCTAATTCACTCCTTACTTATGATCCTTCCCCTGCTAAAAGTTATGCCTTTTGTAGTGATACCAAGTATGTGCCTGAGAATGTTTCCTTGTTGCGGGGTGTGACTGCTTTGTATCATGAGTCAACCTTTTTACATCAGCATGCTGATTTGGCTGAAAAGACCGGACATAGCACCGCCAGACAGGCGGCTGAAATTGCCAAAGCCTCTGAAGTAGGTATGCTAATCTTAGGTCATTATTCAACACGGTATTCAAGTTTAGGGGTGTTTAAAGATGAGGCAGAAACTGTTTTTGAGCCTGTTTTTTTGGCTGAAGATGGAAAGGAATTTGTAATTTAG
- a CDS encoding aspartate carbamoyltransferase catalytic subunit, giving the protein MSELSVNHLLGIKYLNEADIQLIFETADHFKEVINRPIKKVPSLRDITIANLFFENSTRTKLSFELAEKRLSADIINFSASQSSVTKGETLIDTVNNILSMKVDMVVMRHPNPGAGIFLSKHVKASIINAGDGAHEHPTQALLDSYSIREKLGDVAGKKVVIVGDILHSRVALSNIFALQLQGAQVKVCGPKTLIPKYITSLGVEVETNLVKALEWCDVANMLRVQNERMDISYFPSTREYSQQFGVTKKMLDSLSKEIVIMHPGPINRGVEITSDVADSKQSIILHQVENGVAIRMAVIYLLASKIK; this is encoded by the coding sequence ATGAGTGAACTAAGTGTAAATCACTTACTAGGTATTAAGTATCTCAATGAAGCAGATATTCAGCTTATTTTTGAGACAGCCGATCATTTTAAGGAGGTTATTAATCGCCCTATTAAAAAGGTACCTTCTTTACGCGATATTACTATTGCTAACTTGTTTTTTGAAAATAGTACCCGTACTAAGCTTTCTTTTGAGTTGGCCGAAAAGCGTCTCTCTGCTGATATTATCAATTTTTCCGCTTCCCAATCCTCTGTGACTAAAGGGGAGACATTGATCGATACCGTAAATAACATACTGTCCATGAAGGTCGATATGGTGGTGATGCGTCATCCCAATCCCGGAGCGGGTATTTTTTTATCTAAACATGTGAAGGCGAGTATTATAAATGCTGGGGATGGAGCTCATGAACATCCTACACAAGCATTACTAGATTCGTATTCTATTAGAGAAAAACTAGGAGATGTTGCCGGTAAAAAAGTAGTAATTGTAGGGGATATACTCCACTCAAGAGTCGCTTTATCCAATATTTTTGCTTTACAATTGCAAGGAGCTCAGGTGAAAGTGTGCGGCCCTAAAACACTCATCCCGAAATATATTACCTCCCTAGGTGTGGAGGTTGAGACTAATTTGGTTAAAGCCTTGGAATGGTGTGATGTCGCTAATATGTTGCGTGTTCAAAATGAACGCATGGATATCAGCTATTTTCCAAGCACTAGAGAATATTCACAGCAGTTTGGCGTTACAAAGAAAATGCTGGACTCGCTATCCAAAGAAATAGTTATTATGCACCCAGGTCCTATTAATAGAGGTGTAGAGATAACCAGTGATGTAGCCGATTCTAAGCAATCCATAATTCTTCATCAAGTGGAGAATGGAGTGGCCATACGTATGGCAGTTATTTATTTATTAGCTTCAAAAATAAAATAA
- the pyrR gene encoding bifunctional pyr operon transcriptional regulator/uracil phosphoribosyltransferase PyrR, with product MSERVLLTAKEIDIILHRLACQLIENHLDFSDTVLVGIQPRGTFLANRLVGLLRDEYGIHDIKLGYLDITFFRDDFRRGTKPLEANSTQIDFIVENKKVVFIDDVLYTGRSINSALTAIQSFGRPSEVELLTLIDRRFSRHLPIQPNYRGRQVDAINNEKVLVHWKENAGEDIVYLVHK from the coding sequence ATGAGTGAAAGAGTCCTACTTACAGCCAAAGAAATTGATATAATACTCCATCGTTTGGCCTGTCAACTCATTGAAAACCACTTAGACTTTAGTGATACGGTATTGGTTGGTATTCAGCCAAGAGGTACTTTTCTAGCCAATAGGTTAGTAGGGTTACTAAGAGACGAGTATGGTATTCATGATATCAAATTAGGGTATTTGGATATTACCTTTTTCAGAGATGATTTTCGTAGAGGTACAAAACCCCTGGAGGCGAACTCTACGCAAATTGATTTTATTGTTGAAAATAAAAAGGTGGTATTTATTGATGATGTGTTATATACTGGACGTAGCATCAATTCTGCACTTACCGCAATTCAATCTTTTGGACGCCCATCGGAAGTAGAATTACTTACCCTTATCGATCGTCGTTTTAGTAGACATTTACCTATTCAACCCAATTACAGAGGTAGACAAGTAGATGCTATCAATAATGAAAAAGTATTAGTACACTGGAAAGAAAATGCCGGAGAAGATATTGTTTATCTGGTACATAAATAA